The Siansivirga zeaxanthinifaciens CC-SAMT-1 region CTAAAAAAAGGGCAAAAAAAATCCTCAACATAGATTTATGTTGAGGATTGAAAAAGGCAACGACCTACTCTTCCACAAATGCAGTACCATCGGCGCTAACGGGCTTAACTTCTCTGTTCGGAATGGTAAGAGGTGAGCCCCGTCGCTATAACCACCTTAAATTTTTGGTTGTTGGTTTGTAGTTTATGGTTTTTGGCTTAATGTAGACCAACACCTATTAACTAACAACTTTCAACCGCGCTCTAAGCGCATATATTTTAACATATTGAAATAAGATCATGTATTTAATAATTCATTGTTGTACTCTTTTAAAAAAACAGGCGTACAATAAGCCTATGGGTTATTAGTACTACTCGGCTATGACATTACTGCCTTTACACCTATAGCCTATCAACGTGGTCATCTTCCACGACCCTTTAAAGAAATCTCATCTTGTGGTGGGTTTCGCGCTTATATGCTTTCAGCGCTTATCCCTTCCAAACGTAGCTACTCTGCAATGCTCCTGGCGGAACAACAGATACACCAGAGGTTTGTCCAACTCGGTCCTCTCGTACTAGAGTCAGATCCACTCAAATTTCTAACGCCCACTGTAGATAGAGACCGAACTGTCTCACGACGTTCTGAACCCAGCTCGCGTGCCACTTTAATGGGCGAACAGCCCAACCCTTGGGACCTTCTCCAGCCCCAGGATGTGACGAGCCGACATCGAGGTGCCAAACCCCCCCGTCGATATGAGCTCTTGGGGGAGATCAGCCTGTTATCCCCGGCGTACCTTTTATCCTTTGAGCGATGGCCCTTCCATGCGGAACCACCGGATCACTATGCTCTTGTTTCCAACCTGATCGACTTGTAGGTCTCTCAGTCAAGCACCCTTATGCCATTGCACTCTACGCACGGTTACCAAGCGTGCTGAGGGTACCTTTAGAAGCCTCCGTTACTCTTTTGGAGGCGACCACCCCAGTCAAACTACCCACCAAGCACTGTCCCTTCTTCGAAGGTTAGACTCTAGATAAGCAAAGGGTGGTATTTCAACAATGACTCCACAACACCTGGCGATGCTGCTTCGAAGTCTCCCACCTATCCTACACATTACTTATCCAAAACCAATACTAAGCTATAGTAAAGGTGCACGGGGTCTTTTCGTCCCACAGCGGGTAATCGGCATCTTCACCGATACTACAATTTCACCGAGCTCATGGCTGAGACAGTGTCCAGATCGTTGCACCATTCGTGCAGGTCGGAACTTACCCGACAAGGAATTTCGCTACCTTAGGACCGTTATAGTTACGGCCGCCGTTTACTGGGGCTTCATTTAAGACCTTCGCTTACGCTAAGCCCTCCACTTAACCTTCCAGCACCGGGCAGGTGTCAGGCCATATACATCATCTTTCGATTTAGCATAGCCCTGTGTTTTTGATAAACAGTCGCCTGGACCTTTTCACTGCGGCCCCACCGAAGTGGGGCGACCCTTCTCCCGAAGTTACGGGTCTATTTTGCCTAATTCCTTAGCCATGAATCTCTCGAGCTCCTTAGAATTCTCATCCCAACTACCTGTGTCGGTTTAGGGTACGGGCTGCTGCTTTCGCTTTTCTTGGAAGTCGCTACTCTGGATTATCACCTTGACCGAAGTCGCAGTGTACTATCGCCGTGTTACCACTGGCTTCAACGAACTATTCCGTCAGTTCGCACCAAATTTACGCCTCCGTCACTTTTAGTAAGAGCAGGTACAGGAATATTAACCTGTTGTCCATCCACTACCCCTTTCGGGTTCGCGTTAGGTCCCGACTAACCCTCAGCTGATTAGCATAGCTGAGGAAACCTTAGTCTTTCGGAGTGCGGGTTTCTCGCCCGCATTATCGTTACTTATGCCTACATTTTCTTTTGTAGCTTCTCCAGCATACCTCACAGTACACCTTCGACGACACTACAATGCTCCCCTACCCATCTCTCGATGCCATAGCTTCGGTAATATGTTTATGCCCGATTATTATCCATGCCGAACCGCTCGACTAGTGAGCTGTTACGCACTCTTTAAATGAATGGCTGCTTCCAAGCCAACATCCTAGCTGTCAAAGCAGTTCAACCGCGTTATTTCAACTTAACATATATTTGGGGACCTTAGCTGATGGTCTGGGTTCTTTCCCTCTCGGACATGGACCTTAGCACCCATGCCCTCACTGCTGAAAAACATTTTATAGCATTCGGAGTTTGTCAGGAATTGGTAGGCGGTGAAGCCCCCGCATCCAATCAGTAGCTCTACCTCTATAAAACTATAAATCAACGCTGCACCTAAATGCATTTCGGGGAGTACGAGCTATTTCCGAGTTTGATTGGCCTTTCACCCCTACCCACAGGTCATCCGAAGACTTTTCAACGTCAACCGGTTCGGTCCTCCACTGTATGTTACTACAGCTTCAACCTGCCCATGGGTAGATCACACGGTTTCGCGTCTACCCCTACTAACTAAAGCGCCCTATTCAGACTCGCTTTCGCTACGGATCCGGACCTGAAGTCCTTAACCTTGCTAGCAACGGTAACTCGTAGGCTCATTATGCAAAAGGCACGCCGTCACCCCATAGGGCTCCGACCGCTTGTAAGCGTATGGTTTCAGGTTCTATTTCACTCCCTTATTCAGGGTTCTTTTCACCTTTCCCTCACGGTACTAGTTCACTATCGGTCTCTCAGGAGTATTTAGCCTTAGCGGATGGTCCCGCCAAATTCATACAGGATTACTCGTGTCCCGCACTACTCAGGATACCACTATCTCCTCACGCTTTACTTATACCGGGCTATCACCGTCTTTGGCCTGTCTTTCCAAACAGTTCTAATTCATTATGATTCAAATATCGTGGTCCTACAACCCCAAAATTGCCGTAACAACTCTGGTTTGGGCTAATCCGCGTTCGCTCGCCACTACTAACGGAATCACTTTTGTTTTCTTCTCCTCCGGGTACTTAGATGTTTCAGTTCTCCGGGTTCGCCTCCTTGCGGATACTATATCTTCAATATAGTGGGTTGCCCCATTCGGATATCTACGGATCAATTCGTGTGTGCCGATCCCCGTAGCTTTTCGCAGCTTATCACGTCCTTCTTCGCCTCTGAGAGCCTAGGCATTCCCCCATACGCCCTTATGTAGCTTATTGTACTTTTTGCTTTTTTAATGAGTTATTATCTATTGATTATTTTCAATTGATAATGGATTATTTACAACGCTCGTGGTGTTATAAATAATCTGAATTATTATTATATAATCGATATAAATCTATTATATTTTTCATGTATCTTGTTTCAATATGTCAATGAACTTTCTAATACCCAGCTTGACTGGGTATCTCATCTTGATTATTACTAATCTTAATGAGATTCCCGCATTCGCGGAACTTGGTGGAGAATATCGGAGTCGAACCGATGACCTCCTGCGTGCAAGGCAGGCGCTCTAGCCAGCTGAGCTAATCCCCCCAGTGTCTTTTATGTAGTCAGCTATCAGTTAACAGTTATCAGTTAATTGATGACCTATACGTCAACTTGGGATACCCAACTTCTAAAATTTCCTTTCAATTTGTAATGAACGTCCTTTAAAACTAAATCTAGGACTTAATCTTAAAGATATCCGCATGCGCGGATATACTTCGCAGCTATGCTACGTAGTAGTCTCAGGCAGACTCGAACTGCCGACCTCTACATTATCAGTGTAGCGCTCTAACCAGCTGAGCTATGAGACTCTTTTGGTTATCGGTTTTTTGGTTGCTCGTTATCGGTCTTTACCAACAACTATCAACTATCAACCAACAACTATTTTTTTTTAAATTAACAGCAATGAGAATAAACTAATTCTTTCTTAGTTTTTGTTTCTTTTTAGTCGTCTTTCTCTAGAAAGGAGGTGTTCCAGCCGCACCTTCCGGTACGGCTACCTTGTTACGACTTAGCCCTAGTTACCGATTTTACCCTAGGCCGCTCCTTGCGGTGACGGACTTCAGGCACTCCCAGCTTCCATGGCTTGACGGGCGGTGTGTACAAGGCCCGGGAACGTATTCACCGCATCATGGCTGATATGCGATTACTAGCGATTCCAGCTTCACGGAGTCGAGTTGCAGACTCCGATCCGAACTGTGATAGGGTTTATAGATTCGCTCCTTCTCGCGAAGTGGCTGCTCTCTGTCCCTACCATTGTAGCACGTGTGTTAGCCCAGGACGTAAGGGCCGTGATGATTTGACGTCATCCCCACCTTCCTCACAGTTTGCACTGGCAGTCTTGCTAGAGTTCCCGACATCACTCGCTGGCAACTAACAACAGGGGTTGCGCTCGTTATAGGACTTAACCTGACACCTCACGGCACGAGCTGACGACAACCATGCAGCACCTTGTAAGTAGTCGAAGAAAGATCTATCTCTAAATCATGCAACTTACATTTAAGCCCTGGTAAGGTTTCCTCGCGTATCATCGAATTAAACCACATGCTCCACCGCTTGTGCGGGCCCCCGTCAATTCCTTTGAGTTTCATTCGTCGCGAAGTACTCGCCCAGGTGGCGATACTGTATCCTTCCGCTTAGCCACTCCAGTTTACACCGAACAGCTAGTATGCCATCGTTACGGCGTGGACTACCAGGGTAGTCGTAATCCTGTTCGCTTCCCCACTGCTTTCGTCCATCAGTGTCATACATTTGTAGTGAATCTGCCTTCGCAATTGGTATTCTATGTAATATCTATGCCATTTCACCGCTACACTACATATTCTAACTACTTCACAATGATTCAAGGATAACCAGTATCAAAGGCAATTTACCGTTAAGCGGCAGGATTTCACCTCTGACTTTAATCATCCACTACGGACCCTTTAAACCAATGATTCCGGATAACGCTTGGATCCTCCGTATTACCGCGGCTGCTGGCACGGAGTTAGCCGATCCTTATTCTTACAGTACCGTCAAGTTCCCTCACGAGGGAGTGTTTCTTCCTGTATAAAAGCAGTTTACAACCCATAGGGCAGTCTTCCTGCACGCGGCATGGCTGGATCAGAGTTGCCTCCATTGTCCAATATTCCTCACTGCTGCCTCCCGTAGGAGTCTGGTCCGTGTCTCAGTACCAGTGTGGGGGATCTCCCTCTCAGGACCCCTATCTATCGTTGCCATGGTGTGCCGTTACCACTCCATCTAGCTAATAGAACGCATACTCATCTCTTACCGTAACCTTTAATAATATCTCGATGCCAAAATATTATACTATGCGATATTAATCCAAATTTCTCTGGGCTATCCCGCAGTAAGAGGTAGATTGTATACGCGTTACGCACCCGTGCGCCGGTCGTCAGCGGAGCAAGCTCCCTGTTACCCCTCGACTTGCATGTGTTAGGCCTGCCGCTAGCGTTCATCCTGAGCCAGGATCAAACTCTTCATCGTTAATTTTTGTAAGCTCTAGGCATTAGGCTTGACGCTTTTTGCTCTAGGCTTTTTTTAACAACTAATTAGAATCTCTAGTACTCAAAATGGTTTATTCTCTTTGTTAATTACAACCGTTTCCAGTTGCAATCTTACGCTGTCAATTCAATATGTTTATGAACTTGTTTTCTTCTTCCTTAACGCGTTTTCTTGTTAAGCGGGTGCAAATATAAAACCCTTTTTTTAACTCCACAATATTTTTTGATATTTTTTTTGAATTATTTTTTTTAGCCTTTTAAAACCTTTAAAAACAACTCTAATTATATACCTCTATCATGAACTTCGCCTTACAGACTACTGCCTTTTTTAGCGGCTGCAAACATACAACCCTTTTCCGTTTTCGCAATGACTTTTTTTGCCTTTTTTTTATTTTATTTTCTTCTGCCTTATTTTCAACTATTTATAGTTTTATTTTTTTACTTTTTTATCTGAGATTTGAGGATTACAATGGGCTTTGTTTAGCAAAAACAACCTTTGGCAGGCGCGTTAGGGATGGTAATGGCATCCTTTTTTGGGACTTTTATACCTTTTCTTTATTTTTTGTAATGGCTATTGTTTTAAAAACAAAGCTACTCATTATAACACAAACCCTAAAAAAGATATAATGGACAGCCCGACCTACCCCCCTTCGGGGTAGGGAACGCTATGAGAATTATAAAAAGAAATTCCATACTACGCCAAATCGAACTGTGAAATCGCGATATGGGTGGTTTGGTGCCGAGTAATAATTGTATCCTGTGAAGGATGAATTGAAATGTTCTGCCTTTAAAAAGATACGTGTTTGACGAATTTTTGCGTTTATAAAGAAATCGAGCATAGGAAAACCGCCGTATTCTTGTGTGTTTTGCACGTAAAATTCTGCCAATAACGGATTATAGGCATTCATGTAATAGCTGGTAAAATACTTTAGTGTAACTCCGGTTTGTAGAAATAAAGCTTTATCGAATAAATCGCTAGAAAATGCTAATGTGTTTCTGGTGGTTAGTTCGGGTACATTTAATACACCGTTGGAGTCTTGTGCGTTTTGATATAAGATGGTATTGTGCAGAGAGAATTTACCAACTTTAATTTCGTTTTCTAATTTGGCTCTTAAATAATTAATTGTACCGGAATTTTGAAATGGGCTTATTTGTAATGTGGTTTGATCTTGTTTGAAGTAAACATAATCGGTTATAGCTGAATAATCGATATTAATATTTGCTAGCTTTTTGTAATTTAATTCGAATGCTAATTGTTGGGTTTCTATATTACTAAATGAGTTTTGCCAATTGTAAGCTACATAATCGCTTTGATATAATAGTGTGTTGTAATTAGGGGCTTTGGAACTGTGATTTATTGTGGCATTGGCATAAATCTCGTCGTTTAATTTAAATGCTGCCTTGGCTTTTATGAAGTTACCATCGAAATCGCCTGAAATATTTAAACCGATTTCGCCATTAAGGTCGAAACCTTTGTATTGTTTATGATATTTTCCGCCGGCAGCAAAAACATCGCCTTTTAATCTGTTGATTATTGTGTTTCCATTTAGCACAACCAACTTATCGTAACCATAATTAAAATTAGTATTACTTATATTAAACTGTAAATCGCCTAATATGTTATTGCTGTAATTTAATTGTAATTGGTTGTAGAAATTCTCTAGGGTTGCTCTGTCTTTTAATCGAGAATTTTTAAAAGCAGCACCAAAAAAGGCGCTAGAGGCTGTTTGATCGTATTGATAATATTTGTCTTCAAAAGATATAACATGCCCAAAGCTTAAATGATTTTTTGCAACAGAATCGTTTTGTTTTACCAAACTGTAGGAATGCTCTAAATGAAAACGCTTACCTCTTAGCATGCTTTCTGCATTTTCAAATTGGACTTCAAAAATAGATCGATCTAAAAACTCTGGATCGCCTGTTTCGAAATTTGGTATAAACGAATCTAAAATCCCACCGTTTTCTTGGTTTAATATATCTTGAGCAACTATATGCCCTCTCGCATTATAGCGCTTGTTTTTTGTTTGATAGTTACTGGTAAACCTGAAATTTCCTGTGCTCGCCAAAATGTGTTGGTATTTTCCTAAAGACCTGAGTCCTTTGTAGGCTATTGAAAAGTTAAATTGAGGCGATGTGTTTATGGTGAAAAATGAATCTGCCAATTGACCTTGCTCGAAAGCCGATTTAAACACCAACTCGGTTAATGGTGTTGGAACACGATAATAGCTAATATCTTCAATCTCCATATAATTAAAATGCTTTGCTAGTGCACCAAAATTGGGCATTAAACTGGTATTTTGAAAATTATATGTGAGACTGTTATAAGTTTGCCCCATGTTTGAGAAAGGCATTAAACCAAACCCATCTCTTCTTAAATAATTAAATTTATACTCTTTTTGAATCGTTAAAGTCGTATCGACATAAGTTGTATCGTTAGTGAAAGATATTATTTTGTAATCTTGAATTTTGGGTTTATCTATTAAATTTTTAACCGCTCTACCCAGTGAATCTTTACTAACAACATCACCTATACCTAACTCTCGACTTAATCTACTCGGCTTTTTTTGAGCTGAAACCGTTTGAATTGCTAACATTATTAAAACCAAAACAATTTTGTACAGGTGTCTATGATATTTTAAACTTTGTTTTGTTAATGTTGTTTGCATTTTAAAGATTTCTTTAAATAACCTCATAAATTGTGTTATAAATTTTCGGGAACAAAAGTAATTATTTGAACGTAACGAAAGGAGAAATATTTTAAATATCAAAAGCCAACAGAAATGTTGGCTTTCGGGAGCGTTTTTTATATTAAAAAACAATATTTAAATTATTTGAATTAGTCTTACACAAACTTGGCGAAATTATTTGATTTTACCAAACCTTTGCAAACATTTGTTAATAGACTTTTCAAAAAAAGCCAACGTGCTATTCTAGTGAAAATTCATTTAATATTAATAAATTTGAAGGTTAAGAATTTGAAATGCTCCTAAAACAATTTAGCGATTTTAATTTAGAATGTGGTAC contains the following coding sequences:
- a CDS encoding putative porin → MQTTLTKQSLKYHRHLYKIVLVLIMLAIQTVSAQKKPSRLSRELGIGDVVSKDSLGRAVKNLIDKPKIQDYKIISFTNDTTYVDTTLTIQKEYKFNYLRRDGFGLMPFSNMGQTYNSLTYNFQNTSLMPNFGALAKHFNYMEIEDISYYRVPTPLTELVFKSAFEQGQLADSFFTINTSPQFNFSIAYKGLRSLGKYQHILASTGNFRFTSNYQTKNKRYNARGHIVAQDILNQENGGILDSFIPNFETGDPEFLDRSIFEVQFENAESMLRGKRFHLEHSYSLVKQNDSVAKNHLSFGHVISFEDKYYQYDQTASSAFFGAAFKNSRLKDRATLENFYNQLQLNYSNNILGDLQFNISNTNFNYGYDKLVVLNGNTIINRLKGDVFAAGGKYHKQYKGFDLNGEIGLNISGDFDGNFIKAKAAFKLNDEIYANATINHSSKAPNYNTLLYQSDYVAYNWQNSFSNIETQQLAFELNYKKLANINIDYSAITDYVYFKQDQTTLQISPFQNSGTINYLRAKLENEIKVGKFSLHNTILYQNAQDSNGVLNVPELTTRNTLAFSSDLFDKALFLQTGVTLKYFTSYYMNAYNPLLAEFYVQNTQEYGGFPMLDFFINAKIRQTRIFLKAEHFNSSFTGYNYYSAPNHPYRDFTVRFGVVWNFFL